The following proteins are encoded in a genomic region of Gimesia algae:
- a CDS encoding metallophosphoesterase family protein, with amino-acid sequence MKQESQSPVESLTRRAFLKNGALILSGLTLSPWSRTALGDLDTTKRGAVRIGLVTDLHYADKPPVGSRYYRETLTKLKEAATQFDSDRPDFVVFQGDLIDSGKSLEQEKTHLQTVVNAISAIPFPKYYVLGNHCVDQLKKAEFLQGVGQKKSFYSFDQNGFHFVVLDSCFKSDGTPYGRKNFTWTDANIPPEELAWLQADLKQTAYPAIVFAHQPLDLKDTDSHAVKNSSEVRKVLEQSGKVTAVFQGHSHRNKYSEIKGIHYCTMVAMVEGSGLDNNGYSTLDVYEDGSLILNGFRKQKDYRWS; translated from the coding sequence ATGAAACAGGAGTCTCAGTCCCCGGTCGAATCCCTGACAAGACGTGCGTTCCTGAAAAATGGTGCACTGATCCTGTCGGGCCTGACTCTTTCACCCTGGAGTCGTACGGCGTTGGGAGACCTCGATACAACCAAACGCGGCGCGGTACGAATCGGGCTGGTCACGGACCTGCATTATGCAGACAAGCCTCCTGTCGGCTCGCGTTATTATCGTGAGACGCTGACCAAGTTAAAGGAAGCCGCCACGCAGTTTGACAGTGATCGCCCCGATTTTGTTGTCTTTCAAGGTGACCTGATCGATTCCGGAAAATCACTGGAGCAGGAAAAAACACATTTGCAGACGGTGGTCAATGCGATTTCGGCGATACCTTTCCCGAAATATTATGTTTTGGGAAATCATTGCGTCGATCAGTTGAAAAAAGCCGAGTTTCTGCAGGGAGTCGGGCAGAAAAAATCGTTCTACTCTTTCGACCAGAACGGATTTCATTTTGTCGTTCTGGACTCCTGTTTCAAAAGTGATGGCACTCCATACGGTCGGAAGAACTTCACGTGGACCGATGCAAATATCCCGCCAGAAGAACTGGCCTGGCTGCAGGCTGATCTGAAGCAAACTGCGTATCCTGCGATTGTTTTCGCCCATCAACCTCTTGATCTGAAAGATACGGATTCCCACGCCGTTAAAAATTCTTCAGAAGTTCGTAAGGTTCTGGAACAGTCAGGTAAAGTCACTGCGGTCTTTCAGGGGCACAGTCATCGCAATAAATATTCAGAAATCAAAGGTATCCATTACTGCACCATGGTCGCCATGGTGGAAGGCTCAGGCCTGGACAATAATGGTTACAGTACGCTGGATGTTTATGAAGATGGTTCACTGATACTGAATGGCTTTCGTAAACAGAAGGATTACCGCTGGTCCTGA
- a CDS encoding ArsR/SmtB family transcription factor, whose translation MKLKETPEYNGTALEQAAECLKVLAHPARIRIVQLLLRGRYTVGELAEDCGIPSNVASEHLRLMQRCGFFVSEREGRNVYYQIAEPHLNKIMDCIEGRFFQS comes from the coding sequence ATGAAACTGAAAGAAACACCCGAATATAATGGAACTGCGTTAGAACAGGCTGCCGAGTGCCTGAAGGTTTTGGCGCACCCCGCCCGAATCCGCATCGTGCAATTATTGCTGCGCGGCCGTTATACAGTTGGAGAACTTGCTGAAGATTGCGGGATTCCCAGTAACGTCGCATCAGAACATTTACGACTGATGCAGCGTTGCGGTTTTTTCGTCAGCGAACGCGAAGGCAGAAACGTCTATTACCAGATTGCAGAACCTCATCTGAACAAGATTATGGACTGTATCGAAGGCCGATTTTTTCAAAGTTGA
- a CDS encoding tetratricopeptide repeat protein, producing the protein MVFLPASRPKRYLDAAEGFLMLEMPEQALRELSRITLSDRDSEKYYRLLGQAQQLATHYQEALDAYQHAYDKDSENLTTLMGMAWCFKRTDQLSAAISIMEEAYQHHADEPIVLYNLSCYFALAGDKTKALSWLGRSLRMESGLIKLIHEEPDFDSLRSDKDFQFVVESAEDKSSQNT; encoded by the coding sequence ATGGTATTTCTGCCTGCTTCCCGCCCCAAACGGTACCTCGATGCCGCGGAAGGTTTTCTGATGCTTGAGATGCCAGAACAGGCTCTGCGAGAGTTATCCCGCATTACCCTATCGGATCGAGATTCAGAAAAATACTATCGACTGCTGGGGCAGGCCCAGCAACTGGCGACCCACTACCAGGAAGCTTTAGACGCCTATCAGCATGCTTATGATAAAGATTCAGAAAACCTGACAACCCTGATGGGTATGGCCTGGTGCTTTAAACGGACCGACCAGTTGTCAGCCGCAATCTCAATCATGGAAGAAGCATATCAACATCATGCTGACGAACCCATCGTGCTGTATAACCTTTCCTGCTATTTCGCCCTGGCAGGAGATAAGACAAAAGCACTTTCCTGGCTGGGACGTTCACTGCGGATGGAATCTGGATTAATAAAATTAATCCATGAGGAACCAGACTTCGATTCTCTGCGGAGTGACAAAGACTTCCAGTTCGTAGTAGAATCTGCTGAGGATAAATCGTCTCAGAATACGTAG
- a CDS encoding rhodanese-like domain-containing protein, which produces MAEIKTIKPDALAKTQQDKEVHLVDVRTPAEFREVHAPIAVNIPLDQLTAEQIKGLVNGNGADPVYLICQSGNRSSKGCQKLIDAGFDNVVSVEGGTKAWEAEGLPVNRGKKTISLERQVRIAAGFLVLTGAVLGMFVNPWFSGLSAFVGAGLMFAGITDTCGMAMILAKMPWNRT; this is translated from the coding sequence ATGGCAGAAATCAAAACAATTAAACCAGACGCCCTGGCAAAAACACAGCAGGACAAAGAAGTTCATCTGGTCGATGTCCGTACGCCAGCCGAATTCCGTGAAGTCCATGCCCCCATCGCCGTTAATATTCCACTGGACCAATTGACTGCGGAACAAATCAAAGGTCTGGTCAATGGAAATGGGGCAGATCCAGTGTATCTGATCTGCCAGAGCGGAAACCGCTCTTCCAAAGGCTGCCAGAAACTGATCGATGCCGGTTTCGATAATGTCGTCAGTGTTGAAGGAGGCACTAAAGCCTGGGAAGCCGAAGGTCTGCCTGTGAACCGGGGTAAAAAGACGATCTCACTGGAACGACAGGTACGTATTGCCGCCGGGTTCCTGGTGCTGACAGGAGCAGTGTTAGGTATGTTTGTGAACCCCTGGTTCAGCGGACTCTCAGCGTTCGTTGGCGCAGGTCTGATGTTCGCTGGAATTACCGACACGTGTGGAATGGCCATGATTCTGGCAAAAATGCCCTGGAACCGTACATGA
- a CDS encoding DUF480 domain-containing protein — MNDTTQEEKELLHVTELSRQQRRVIGVLLEKAFTTPDQYPLTLKAVTTGCNQKSNRDPVSNYSESQVYETLDSLREMGLVAVVHSDSGRTERYRHYMRRRFEFTEPQLAILTELWLRGRQTMGELRSRASRMVPIETLDELRTEFKGLLDQKYVQSNGSIERRGIEVDHNWYQEREGKTLGFDASAEEEPAAMEKDSSPSTATKTAAPDLSGFSAVIEQLQHDNQTLRREIDTLTQSLDELKQQLIELKQELGS, encoded by the coding sequence ATGAATGACACTACTCAGGAAGAAAAAGAGCTTCTCCATGTTACAGAACTGTCCCGACAGCAACGACGTGTCATTGGCGTGTTGTTGGAGAAAGCATTTACCACACCAGATCAGTATCCGCTTACCTTGAAAGCAGTCACCACAGGCTGTAATCAGAAGAGCAATCGGGACCCCGTTTCAAACTACAGCGAATCTCAGGTTTATGAAACGCTGGATTCATTGCGGGAAATGGGACTCGTGGCGGTAGTTCATTCAGACAGTGGTCGCACGGAACGTTATCGCCACTACATGCGTCGCCGGTTTGAATTCACAGAACCCCAACTGGCGATCCTGACTGAGCTCTGGCTGCGTGGCCGACAGACCATGGGAGAATTACGTAGCCGCGCCAGCCGCATGGTACCCATCGAAACACTGGATGAGTTACGCACCGAATTTAAAGGACTTCTGGATCAGAAGTATGTACAATCTAATGGAAGCATCGAACGTCGTGGAATTGAAGTCGATCATAACTGGTACCAGGAGCGTGAAGGCAAGACACTGGGATTTGATGCTTCTGCAGAAGAGGAACCTGCCGCGATGGAGAAGGATTCATCCCCCTCAACTGCTACCAAAACCGCTGCACCTGATCTCTCTGGATTTTCTGCGGTCATTGAACAGCTACAGCATGATAATCAGACTCTGAGACGGGAGATAGATACTCTCACCCAATCGCTGGATGAGTTAAAACAGCAACTGATTGAACTGAAACAGGAACTGGGTAGTTAA
- a CDS encoding outer membrane protein assembly factor BamB family protein, producing MKALLATLTLSLFIASTTLAGNWPGWRGPSSNGVAEGSGYPVSWDSSKNILWEVDLPGNSGSTPVIWGDDLFLTTTMEGRNEVLCLDKNSGKKKWSTDFGTERAGKHRKGSGSSPSPAADDQFVFAYFKSGDLACLNREGKIVWQKNLQNIYGEDTLGWDLGTSPVLTDNLVVIACIQSDNSYIVAFDKATGKEAWKQTRNLDAPEEANQSYTTPVVVKQDGKEVIYVLGADHVTAHDAQTGKQIWQVGGLNPGQFKNYRSISSPVVSDGYLIAPYARGGSLTGIKLGGSGDVTKSHVAWTNEEKGEFSDVPTPAAVNGRFYICSDKGDVLCLDVKTGKKIWGDRLPRNRNKFSASPILADGHIYVTREDGTTFVLDQGDQFKLVSENPLEGFVLATPIFSDGKIYLKMTDKIYCIGKK from the coding sequence ATGAAAGCTTTACTGGCAACCCTTACTCTATCCCTGTTCATCGCCTCGACGACTCTTGCCGGTAACTGGCCAGGCTGGCGTGGCCCCTCTTCCAACGGCGTCGCAGAAGGTTCCGGTTATCCCGTGTCCTGGGACAGTTCCAAAAATATACTCTGGGAAGTCGATTTGCCGGGTAACAGTGGTTCGACTCCCGTGATCTGGGGGGACGATCTCTTTCTTACCACCACAATGGAAGGAAGAAACGAAGTCCTCTGCCTGGACAAGAATTCGGGAAAGAAAAAATGGTCAACTGATTTCGGCACTGAACGCGCTGGCAAACACAGGAAAGGGAGTGGCAGCAGCCCGTCCCCTGCCGCCGATGACCAGTTTGTTTTCGCTTATTTTAAAAGTGGTGACCTCGCCTGCCTGAACCGGGAAGGAAAAATCGTCTGGCAGAAAAACCTGCAGAATATTTATGGCGAAGACACCCTCGGGTGGGACTTGGGAACGTCCCCGGTTCTGACTGACAACCTGGTGGTTATCGCCTGTATTCAGAGCGACAACTCTTACATCGTGGCTTTCGATAAAGCGACGGGAAAAGAAGCCTGGAAACAGACCCGTAATCTGGATGCACCGGAAGAAGCGAATCAGAGTTACACAACACCCGTTGTCGTCAAACAGGATGGCAAAGAAGTTATTTACGTCCTGGGAGCCGACCATGTCACTGCCCATGATGCTCAGACCGGAAAACAGATCTGGCAGGTGGGTGGTTTGAACCCGGGTCAGTTCAAAAACTACCGCTCGATCTCTTCACCTGTCGTCAGCGATGGCTATCTGATTGCCCCTTATGCCCGGGGCGGTTCCTTGACCGGAATCAAACTGGGGGGCAGTGGCGATGTGACTAAATCTCATGTTGCCTGGACCAACGAAGAAAAAGGAGAGTTCTCAGACGTCCCGACTCCCGCTGCTGTCAACGGCCGCTTTTATATCTGTTCGGATAAAGGAGATGTCCTTTGCTTAGACGTCAAAACCGGCAAAAAGATCTGGGGGGATCGACTTCCCCGCAACCGAAATAAATTCAGCGCCTCTCCGATCCTCGCTGATGGACACATCTATGTGACCCGCGAAGATGGCACAACATTTGTGCTCGATCAGGGAGATCAGTTCAAACTGGTTTCTGAAAATCCGCTGGAAGGATTCGTGCTGGCTACTCCCATCTTTTCTGATGGAAAAATCTACTTGAAGATGACCGACAAAATTTACTGCATCGGTAAAAAATAG
- a CDS encoding arylsulfatase: MRRFARHFFVSIFCLSFLSVITESDAAAFQREPNVIFIIADDLGYNELGCYGQKWIKTPNIDQIAEEGIRFTQFYSGNAVCAPSRCNLLTGKHPGHAHVRNNGKPEYVQNMKEEQGWSFPGQHPIPDAEVTIAEMLKQNDYATGAMGKWGLGHFGTTGDPNKQGFDLFYGFNCQVHAHNHYPVFLWRNHTKETLPGNDRTLYGETHSQDQFVENGLAFIREHQKDPFFLYLPFAIPHLAIQSPEKYVAEYRGKIPEEDYKHKGYIKHPHPRAGYAAMITQMDDGVGQIMSLLKELKLDDNTVVFFTSDNGPTYNRLGGSDSEFFQSAGPWRGFKGSLYEGGIRVPLIARWPGHFPAGQVTDHLSAFWDVMPTIADLTGTKAPADIDGISFVPTLEGHPDQQKQHEYLYWEFPAYTGQQAVHMGDWKGIRQNLLKKKPQMKIELYNLKADPGEQHDVADQHPEVVARIKTIMKTGRTPSKMFPFPALDQQ, from the coding sequence ATGCGCCGCTTTGCCAGACATTTCTTCGTTTCTATTTTCTGTCTCAGTTTTTTGAGCGTAATCACTGAAAGTGACGCGGCTGCGTTTCAGCGGGAACCGAATGTTATTTTCATTATCGCGGATGACCTGGGTTACAACGAGTTAGGGTGTTATGGTCAGAAGTGGATCAAAACCCCAAACATCGATCAGATTGCCGAAGAGGGCATTCGCTTTACGCAGTTCTATTCTGGAAACGCGGTCTGTGCCCCCTCCCGATGTAACCTGCTGACAGGCAAACATCCCGGTCATGCTCATGTACGGAATAACGGTAAGCCCGAATATGTACAGAATATGAAAGAGGAACAGGGCTGGAGTTTTCCCGGCCAGCATCCGATTCCCGATGCGGAAGTCACGATCGCCGAAATGCTCAAGCAGAATGACTATGCAACCGGCGCGATGGGCAAGTGGGGGCTGGGGCATTTTGGAACCACCGGTGATCCGAATAAACAGGGGTTCGATCTGTTTTACGGTTTTAACTGCCAGGTGCACGCGCACAATCACTACCCTGTTTTTTTATGGCGGAATCATACTAAAGAAACTCTGCCTGGAAATGATCGAACGTTATACGGCGAGACTCACTCGCAGGATCAATTTGTAGAGAATGGACTGGCCTTCATTCGCGAACATCAGAAGGACCCTTTCTTTCTGTATCTGCCGTTCGCGATACCCCATCTGGCTATCCAGTCACCGGAAAAGTATGTTGCAGAATACCGGGGTAAAATCCCTGAAGAAGACTACAAGCATAAGGGCTATATCAAACATCCGCATCCCCGGGCCGGCTATGCAGCTATGATTACGCAGATGGATGACGGGGTGGGACAGATCATGTCTCTGTTAAAAGAACTCAAGCTGGATGACAACACAGTAGTCTTCTTCACATCAGATAACGGTCCGACTTACAATCGGCTGGGAGGCTCGGATTCGGAATTCTTCCAGTCAGCAGGACCTTGGCGCGGGTTTAAAGGCAGCCTGTACGAAGGTGGGATTCGCGTGCCTCTGATCGCGCGCTGGCCTGGGCATTTTCCAGCGGGACAGGTCACCGATCATCTGTCAGCATTCTGGGATGTCATGCCAACCATCGCAGACCTGACGGGAACGAAAGCACCTGCAGACATTGATGGCATCAGCTTCGTACCGACGCTGGAGGGGCACCCTGATCAGCAAAAACAGCATGAATACCTGTATTGGGAATTCCCCGCCTACACCGGGCAGCAGGCGGTGCATATGGGTGACTGGAAAGGCATTCGTCAGAATCTGCTCAAGAAAAAGCCTCAAATGAAGATTGAACTTTACAACCTCAAAGCAGATCCCGGCGAACAGCATGACGTTGCAGATCAACATCCGGAAGTGGTGGCCCGTATCAAAACGATTATGAAAACGGGGCGCACACCTTCCAAAATGTTTCCCTTTCCGGCGTTGGATCAGCAGTAA
- a CDS encoding CehA/McbA family metallohydrolase domain-containing protein, with protein sequence MNDSQKVNRRTFLGESVAATVLSGIRVDSELQGSESDHRLQLFWGDLHNHNAVGYAKGSLERSIELAKEHLDFFAFTGHASWHDMPKMPGDRHMKWVNGFEVHSNHWAKTRRLMQDANSDQFVAFLGYEWHSSQFGDYCMIFPEDQPELFLPNHVEKLLDFAESQQALAIPHHVGYKQGWRGANFKHYRAAASPVVEVFSEHGCTETDRSPYPMIRHSIGGRSAANMIVPQLQKGMRFGFVASTDDHLGYPGAYGEGVVGVWAKDLSSPSLMEAIRARRTYAATGDRIALEVSLNGQPMGSDVPATSDRQIDVRVQGEDAISMVELIRNGQVIQRYFPEDHLEDKPILPGKVKCRLQYGWGPWADLAMGRTCLWDMNIKLEQGRFTRAIPCFQSAPFSEKLRDKLTVISPQELKLDSNTTRVKCYGEDPTKAVVCEIEGNSDSVLTLQIRKPYEKTISARLGDLIDDNVVEFTGVFTSESYILHRLVGQSEYSAKIRWNDQQRDTSSTDWYYVRVTQHNGQLAWSSPIWVG encoded by the coding sequence ATGAACGATTCTCAAAAAGTCAATCGGCGAACTTTTCTGGGCGAATCTGTGGCGGCAACCGTACTCTCGGGTATCCGTGTCGATTCAGAACTGCAGGGAAGTGAGTCCGATCATCGTCTCCAGTTGTTCTGGGGTGATCTGCATAACCATAATGCGGTCGGCTATGCGAAAGGCTCTCTGGAACGTTCTATCGAACTGGCTAAAGAGCACTTGGATTTCTTTGCATTCACCGGTCATGCATCATGGCATGATATGCCGAAAATGCCCGGTGACCGTCATATGAAATGGGTGAATGGCTTTGAAGTCCATTCGAATCACTGGGCGAAAACGCGGCGTCTGATGCAGGATGCTAACTCAGACCAGTTCGTCGCCTTTCTGGGTTACGAATGGCATTCCAGCCAGTTCGGCGATTACTGCATGATCTTTCCTGAAGACCAGCCGGAGCTGTTCCTCCCCAATCATGTGGAAAAACTTCTGGACTTCGCGGAGAGTCAACAGGCACTGGCGATCCCTCATCATGTGGGATACAAACAGGGTTGGCGCGGAGCGAACTTCAAACACTACCGCGCAGCAGCGTCTCCTGTGGTCGAAGTCTTTTCGGAACATGGCTGTACGGAAACGGATCGCTCTCCTTACCCGATGATCCGTCACAGTATCGGCGGGCGTTCTGCTGCGAATATGATTGTACCTCAACTGCAAAAAGGCATGCGTTTCGGCTTTGTCGCTTCCACAGACGATCATCTGGGATATCCGGGCGCCTATGGAGAAGGAGTTGTGGGAGTCTGGGCGAAAGACCTCTCTTCCCCATCATTGATGGAAGCCATTCGTGCCCGTCGCACCTATGCGGCGACGGGAGACCGAATTGCTCTGGAAGTTTCTCTGAATGGTCAGCCCATGGGAAGTGATGTGCCAGCAACATCTGACCGGCAGATTGACGTTCGCGTGCAGGGAGAAGACGCGATTTCCATGGTCGAACTGATCCGCAATGGACAGGTCATTCAGCGATACTTCCCGGAAGACCATCTCGAAGACAAACCGATTCTGCCTGGCAAAGTCAAGTGCCGTCTGCAATATGGCTGGGGTCCGTGGGCCGACCTGGCAATGGGCCGTACCTGTTTGTGGGATATGAACATTAAACTGGAGCAGGGACGATTCACCCGTGCCATCCCCTGCTTTCAGTCGGCACCCTTCAGCGAAAAGCTGCGTGACAAACTGACCGTCATCTCTCCGCAGGAACTGAAACTGGATTCCAATACAACGCGCGTCAAATGCTACGGTGAAGATCCCACCAAAGCGGTCGTCTGCGAAATTGAAGGAAATTCTGACTCAGTCCTCACGTTACAAATTCGCAAACCTTATGAGAAAACGATCAGCGCCCGCCTGGGAGATCTGATCGATGACAACGTAGTTGAATTTACAGGCGTGTTTACCAGTGAAAGTTATATTCTGCATCGGCTGGTCGGGCAGAGTGAATATTCAGCAAAAATCCGCTGGAATGATCAGCAGAGAGACACCAGTTCCACCGACTGGTACTACGTACGCGTCACTCAACATAACGGCCAGCTCGCCTGGTCCAGTCCTATCTGGGTTGGATAA
- a CDS encoding M28 family peptidase, which yields MDIDTRRLKQHCDELCKVIRPAESEALETARLYVIGELESAGWQVVRHPFQAQDSLLTQWSGQNLIARHPDLTIPDKPLFCVGAHLDTRPESPGADDNTSAVAALLEMARLLPGASSSENQWSIELVAFDLEENGMLGGAEHAQFRSQQQTDLWGMVSLEMLGYCDHTPGSQTLPHELVGLYPDTGDFIAVVGNQNSTSLIAAFQNGMQTVPELPVEVLQVPQNGEMLQATRLSDHSPFWDAGYPALMITDTSFLRNPHYHQPTDTVDTLDFEFLGKVSQGCLESTKWILANGY from the coding sequence ATGGATATTGACACCCGCCGCCTGAAACAACACTGCGATGAACTGTGTAAAGTGATCCGTCCTGCAGAAAGTGAAGCACTGGAGACAGCCCGTCTGTATGTCATCGGGGAACTGGAATCAGCAGGCTGGCAGGTGGTGCGGCACCCGTTTCAAGCTCAGGATTCCCTGTTGACTCAGTGGTCAGGCCAGAATCTGATCGCCCGACATCCCGATCTGACGATACCCGACAAACCATTGTTCTGTGTCGGTGCTCACCTCGATACCCGCCCTGAATCACCCGGAGCCGATGACAATACAAGTGCTGTCGCTGCCTTGCTGGAAATGGCACGGTTGCTTCCCGGTGCTTCAAGTTCTGAAAATCAGTGGAGTATCGAGCTGGTCGCCTTTGATCTGGAAGAAAACGGGATGCTGGGAGGTGCCGAGCATGCACAATTTCGTTCACAGCAACAAACTGATCTCTGGGGCATGGTCTCACTGGAAATGCTGGGATACTGCGATCACACTCCCGGTAGCCAGACGCTGCCACATGAACTGGTGGGCCTGTATCCGGATACCGGTGATTTCATTGCCGTTGTCGGTAATCAGAACTCGACCAGCCTGATAGCCGCATTTCAAAATGGAATGCAAACTGTTCCAGAGCTGCCGGTAGAAGTCCTGCAGGTTCCGCAAAACGGTGAAATGCTGCAGGCCACCCGCTTGAGCGATCATAGCCCGTTCTGGGACGCTGGCTATCCGGCGTTGATGATTACCGACACCAGCTTTCTACGGAACCCCCACTACCACCAGCCGACTGATACGGTTGATACACTCGACTTTGAATTTCTGGGAAAAGTTTCACAAGGCTGCCTGGAATCGACAAAATGGATCCTGGCAAACGGCTATTGA
- a CDS encoding SGNH/GDSL hydrolase family protein, which yields MKTRLTFRMLIAFVLLTPLHFTSAGEAKPETEPETNTEAKDPLRLVLPPIIYAVPGIETSVYFDNVSLTINPANYVFDVHCNRGHLQQERWTYTPDEKEIGDYKFTLNVIDQNNEIIASQDSRLRVVPTAAGKDKPVSLLMIGDSLTHNSIYPRHVRQLSQNFQGPNLKLIGSHNPNKDEGVQHEGYGGWTAVRFATHFKENARQGNYRERGSPFLYAGEDGKPKLDFPRYCKEFNDGNAPDLVTIFLGPNDVYSATDETIGERTDTMVNHLDILVKMIHDFSPKTKIGLMLPVPPAATQDAFGTTKGRGQTRWQYKRNQHYVVERMAKHFGDKTDQQIFLVPTHINLDCVHNYPAVKVPWNAQTTEETVRQNNAVHPAANGYHQIGNSLFCWIKEVSKQEDAK from the coding sequence ATGAAAACACGACTTACATTCAGAATGCTGATAGCATTCGTTTTGTTAACTCCACTCCACTTTACCTCCGCCGGCGAAGCAAAACCTGAGACGGAACCGGAAACTAATACGGAAGCGAAAGACCCGCTCCGGTTGGTTTTGCCTCCTATCATTTACGCAGTTCCTGGAATAGAAACCAGTGTCTATTTCGATAACGTTTCGCTGACAATCAATCCTGCAAATTATGTTTTCGATGTGCATTGCAACCGAGGTCACCTGCAGCAGGAGCGCTGGACTTACACTCCTGATGAGAAAGAGATTGGCGACTATAAATTCACGTTGAACGTCATTGACCAGAATAATGAGATTATCGCCAGCCAGGACTCAAGATTACGCGTGGTCCCCACTGCCGCTGGCAAAGACAAGCCGGTCAGCTTGCTGATGATTGGCGACAGTCTGACACATAACTCAATCTATCCCCGTCATGTCCGCCAGCTCAGTCAGAACTTTCAGGGTCCCAATTTGAAACTGATTGGTTCCCACAATCCGAATAAGGATGAAGGAGTTCAGCATGAAGGTTATGGTGGCTGGACCGCTGTCCGTTTTGCAACTCACTTTAAAGAGAATGCCCGCCAGGGAAATTACCGCGAACGAGGCAGTCCGTTTCTGTATGCAGGAGAAGACGGAAAACCCAAACTCGATTTTCCCCGCTACTGTAAAGAATTCAATGATGGAAATGCCCCGGATCTGGTCACAATCTTCCTCGGGCCGAATGACGTTTATTCAGCCACCGATGAAACCATTGGTGAGCGTACCGATACAATGGTAAATCACCTCGATATTCTGGTAAAGATGATACACGACTTCAGCCCGAAAACCAAAATTGGTCTAATGCTACCCGTCCCCCCTGCGGCGACACAGGATGCCTTTGGCACAACCAAAGGTCGCGGTCAGACACGCTGGCAGTACAAGAGAAACCAACACTATGTTGTTGAGCGAATGGCAAAACATTTTGGTGACAAAACAGATCAGCAGATTTTCCTGGTACCAACACATATCAATCTGGATTGTGTCCACAATTACCCTGCAGTCAAAGTTCCCTGGAATGCGCAAACCACAGAAGAGACAGTACGCCAGAATAACGCCGTTCACCCGGCAGCAAATGGCTATCACCAGATTGGCAATAGTCTGTTCTGCTGGATCAAGGAAGTTTCGAAACAAGAGGACGCGAAGTAA